A region of the Planktothrix tepida PCC 9214 genome:
TACCGTTGATCAATTTTCCCATTCACCTGTTATTAATTTAAGAAAACTATGTCAATTGATCGTGAACAAGTTGGTAAAGTCGCTCATCTCGCTAGACTAAAATTAACCCCAGAAGAAGAAGAAAAATTTACGGCTCAACTGGGTGAAATTTTAGATTATTTCGAGCAATTAAATGAACTCGATACGACTAAAGTTCCTCCCATGACACGAGCCATTGAAATGAGTAATATTACTCGACCTGATCAAGGGGAACCCTATGCCAAACGGGACAATATTCTAGCCAACGCCCCTGCACAAGAGGGAGACTATTTCAAAGTCCCTAAAATTATGGCTGAAGAATAAACAGCTATAGCACTACGCATTACTGTAGAGACGCGCCTATTGATGCCGTAAGGCTATTGGCGCGTCTCTAGTAGATCTGAAAGCCTTTTTCCCTGTTCCCAATTCCCTTTTTTGAATTCGGGACTCAAAACTGTTGCTGAACTCAAGATTTACCTCTATACTATGAAGTGACGTAAAGAAACATTAACTGTACTCATCAAATTTCTCAGATTCTGCTATTGCAGATGAGAGGAGCTTAATGGGAGCACATAACTCTTTACGACTTGTCATTATATATATTCGGAGATTTGCGTCCATGACTATTGCAGTCGAAAGACCGCAAGTGCAACGGGGATGGTTTGATGTCCTCGACGACTGGCTCAAACGCGATCGTTTTGTCTTCGTGGGTTGGTCAGGAGTTCTACTGTTTCCTTGTGCTTATCTAGCCCTTGGTGGCTGGTTAACCGGAACAACCTTTGTTACTTCCTGGTACACCCACGGTTTAGCAAGCTCTTATTTAGAAGGCTGTAACTTCTTAACAGCCGCTGTTAGTAGCCCCGCCAACAGCTTAGGACATTCCTTGCTGTTCCTGTGGGGGCCAGAAGCTCAGTGGGACTTCACTCGTTGGTGTCAACTGGGTGGACTGTGGGCATTTGTGGCTCTGCACGGTGCTTTCGCCCTGATCGGCTTTTGTCTGCGTCAGTTAGAAATTGCCCGTTTAGTCGGCATTCGTCCCTACAACGCCATCGCCTTCACTGGGCCGATTGCGGTATTCGTCAGTGTGTTCCTGATGTACCCCTTGGGTCAGTCTAGCTGGTTCTTTGGCCCTAGCTTTGGGGTGGCGGGAATCTTCCGCTTCATCCTATTCCTGCAAGGGTTCCATAACTGGACACTGAATCCCTTCCACATGATGGGAGTCGCGGGAATCCTCGGTGGTGCGCTGCTGTGCGCCATTCACGGAGCGACGGTGGAAAATACCTTGTTTGAAGATGGCGACAAAGCCAACACCTTCCGGGCTTTTGAACCGACTCAAGCAGAAGAAACCTATTCTATGGTGACCGCCAACCGCTTCTGGTCACAAATCTTCGGGATTGCGTTTTCCAACAAACGTTGGTTACACTTCTTCATGTTGTTCGTGCCTGTCACGGGACTGTGGATGAGTTCCATCGGTATTGTCGGTTTAGCACTCAACCTGCGGGCTTATGATTTCGTCTCCCAAGAATTACGGGCAGCCGAAGATCCTGAGTTTGAAACGTTCTATACCAAGAACATTCTGTTAAATGAAGGTCTGCGGGCTTGGATGGCTCCTGCGGATCAACCCCACGAAAACTTCATCTTCCCTGAAGAAGTTCTACCTCGTGGTAACGCTCTGTAATTAGAGTCTCTAATTACTAGGGAATGATTTAAAAACATCCGATTAATTTTAAAACCTCCTACAAAATTTGTAGGAGGTTTTATTAGTGGAATTGATTTGAACCCACACTCTGCACTTCTTAACAATAGGTAAAGGAGGCTTTAGGATAACAGAAATTGACATGAAACATAACTTTAATCTATAATAGAGCTATTATTATTTTAATTCTAAAGTTAATTACAACAATGGTTCAAAAAATTGCTCTATTTAATCATAAAGGTGGTGTTAGCAAAACAACCACGACCTTTAATCTAGGTTGGATGTTGGCAGAGAAAGGAAAAAAAGTGATCTTAGCTGATACCGATCCTCAGTGTAATCTAACAGGAATGGCATTAGGAGAAGGTACAGAAGAAGATGAAGAAAGAATAGAACAAATTTATAATACAAAATCTAACATTAAAACAGGTTTAGCTCCTGCATTTGAGTCTCAACCCAAAGCAATTGAAGCTATAGATTGTCTTCCAATAGAAGGTCGAGACGGATTATTTTTACTTCCAGGTAATGTGGGATTAGCTG
Encoded here:
- the gatC gene encoding Asp-tRNA(Asn)/Glu-tRNA(Gln) amidotransferase subunit GatC, with the protein product MSIDREQVGKVAHLARLKLTPEEEEKFTAQLGEILDYFEQLNELDTTKVPPMTRAIEMSNITRPDQGEPYAKRDNILANAPAQEGDYFKVPKIMAEE
- the psbD gene encoding photosystem II D2 protein (photosystem q(a) protein) — protein: MTIAVERPQVQRGWFDVLDDWLKRDRFVFVGWSGVLLFPCAYLALGGWLTGTTFVTSWYTHGLASSYLEGCNFLTAAVSSPANSLGHSLLFLWGPEAQWDFTRWCQLGGLWAFVALHGAFALIGFCLRQLEIARLVGIRPYNAIAFTGPIAVFVSVFLMYPLGQSSWFFGPSFGVAGIFRFILFLQGFHNWTLNPFHMMGVAGILGGALLCAIHGATVENTLFEDGDKANTFRAFEPTQAEETYSMVTANRFWSQIFGIAFSNKRWLHFFMLFVPVTGLWMSSIGIVGLALNLRAYDFVSQELRAAEDPEFETFYTKNILLNEGLRAWMAPADQPHENFIFPEEVLPRGNAL